A stretch of Oncorhynchus mykiss isolate Arlee chromosome 12, USDA_OmykA_1.1, whole genome shotgun sequence DNA encodes these proteins:
- the arhgef9a gene encoding rho guanine nucleotide exchange factor 9 isoform X3, with product MMMRMMMLISGGSIVSAEAVWDHVTMADRELAFKAGDVIKVLDASNKDWWWGQIDDEEGWFPASFVRLWVNQEESTTVETVEGASPSPSEVQNGHAEASPSSSDCLCLGQTVQNRDQMRANVINEIMSTERHYIKHLKDICEGYFRQCKKRRDMFNDDQLRVIFGNIEDIYRFQMGFVRDLEKQYNTEEPHLSEIGPCFLEHQDGFWIYSEYCNNHVDACMELSRLMKDGRYQHFFEACRLVQQMIDIAIDGFLLTPVQKICKYPLQLAELLKYTVQEHSDYRYVAAALAVMRNVTQQINERKRRLENIDKIAQWQASVLDWEGDDILDRSTELVYTGEMSWIYQPYGRSQTRVFFLFDHQMVLCKKDLIRRDILYYKGRMDMDRYNLVDAVDGRDDDFNVSVKNAFKLSNKDSDEIHIFLAKKLEEKLRWLKAFHEERKMVQEDEKIGFEISEYQKRQAAMTVRRMTKQKGHRSVPPGYPPPMDPMNPGQYLVGDGMEQSEFEFPEPERCKSPFWQSFSRLTPFRK from the exons atgatgatgaggatgatgatg TTGATCAGTGGAGGATCCATCGTCAGCGCTGAGGCAGTATGGGATCATGTCACCATGGCCGACAGGGAGTTGGCATTTAAGGCAGGGGATGTCATCAAGGTCCTCGATGCATCAAATAAGGACTGGTGGTGGGGACAGATTGATGATGAAGAAGGATGGTTCCCAGCCAGCTTTGTGAGG CTGTGGGTGAACCAGGAGGAGAGCACGACGGTAGAGACAGTTGAGGGGGCTAGCCCCAGCCCCAGTGAGGTCCAGAACGGGCATGCGGAGGCCAGCCCCAGCAGCAGCGACTGTCTTTGCCTGGGCCAAACCGTCCAGAACAGAGACCAGATGAGGGCCAATGTAATCAACGAGATCATGAGCACAGAGCGTCACTACATCAAACACCTGAAGGACATATGTGAG GGTTACTTCCGGCAATGTAAAAAAAGAAGAGACATGTTCAATGATGACCAGTTGAGGGTCATATTTGGGAACATTGAAGATATCTACAGGTTTCAAATGGGCTTTGTCAGAGACCTGGAGAAGCAGTACAATACAGAAGAACCTCATCTCAGTGAAATAGGTCCCTGCTTCCTAGAACAT CAAGATGGCTTTTGGATCTACTCAGAGTACTGCAACAACCACGTGGATGCCTGCATGGAGCTCTCTCGGCTGATGAAGGATGGCCGCTATCAGCATTTCTTTGAGGCATGTCGCCTGGTGCAGCAGATGATTGACATCGCCATTGATGGCTTCCTGCTCACGCCTGTCCAGAAGATCTGCAAGTACCCTCTGCAGCTGGCAGAGCTTCTCAAGTACACTGTCCAGGAGCACAG TGACTACCGTTATGTCGCTGCAGCGCTGGCTGTCATGCGGAACGTCACTCAGCAGATTAACGAGAGGAAGCGTCGCCTGGAAAACATTGACAAGATAGCACAGTGGCAGGCGTCTGTGCTGGACTGGGAG GGGGATGATATTCTAGACAGGAGTACAGAGCTGGTCTACACTGGGGAGATGTCATGGATCTACCAGCCATATGGGCGGAGTCAGACCAGGGTCTTCTTCCTGTTCGACCATCAGATGGTTCTGTGTAAAAAG GACTTAATACGACGAGACATCCTGTACTACAAGGGCCGCATGGATATGGACAGGTACAATTTAGTTGATGCTGTGGATGGGCGAGATGATGACTTCAATGTGAGTGTGAAGAATGCGTTCAAGCTGAGTAATAAGGACTCCGACGAGATCCACATCTTCCTGGCCAAGAAGCTGGAGGAGAAACTTCGCTGGCTAAAAGCTTTTCACGAGGAACGCAAGATGGTGCAAGAGGATGAAAAAATAG gGTTTGAGATATCAGAGTATCAGAAGCGACAAGCAGCGATGACAGTGCGAAGAATGACCAAACAAAAAG gccATAGATCTGTGCCCCCTGGATACCCCCCTCCTATGGACCCCATGAATCCAGGACAGTACTTGGTAGGAGACGGCATGGAACAATCAGAATTTGAATTCCCTGAACCTGAAAGGTGCAAGTCTCCCTTCTGGCAGAGCTTCAGCAGGTTAACTCCCTTTAGGAAATAG
- the arhgef9a gene encoding rho guanine nucleotide exchange factor 9 isoform X2 has protein sequence MALLISGGSIVSAEAVWDHVTMADRELAFKAGDVIKVLDASNKDWWWGQIDDEEGWFPASFVRVEPHPPQPQTKQVFYINPIAAPRFQNTTTKLWVNQEESTTVETVEGASPSPSEVQNGHAEASPSSSDCLCLGQTVQNRDQMRANVINEIMSTERHYIKHLKDICEGYFRQCKKRRDMFNDDQLRVIFGNIEDIYRFQMGFVRDLEKQYNTEEPHLSEIGPCFLEHQDGFWIYSEYCNNHVDACMELSRLMKDGRYQHFFEACRLVQQMIDIAIDGFLLTPVQKICKYPLQLAELLKYTVQEHSDYRYVAAALAVMRNVTQQINERKRRLENIDKIAQWQASVLDWEGDDILDRSTELVYTGEMSWIYQPYGRSQTRVFFLFDHQMVLCKKDLIRRDILYYKGRMDMDRYNLVDAVDGRDDDFNVSVKNAFKLSNKDSDEIHIFLAKKLEEKLRWLKAFHEERKMVQEDEKIGFEISEYQKRQAAMTVRRMTKQKGHRSVPPGYPPPMDPMNPGQYLVGDGMEQSEFEFPEPERCKSPFWQSFSRLTPFRK, from the exons ATGGCGCTG TTGATCAGTGGAGGATCCATCGTCAGCGCTGAGGCAGTATGGGATCATGTCACCATGGCCGACAGGGAGTTGGCATTTAAGGCAGGGGATGTCATCAAGGTCCTCGATGCATCAAATAAGGACTGGTGGTGGGGACAGATTGATGATGAAGAAGGATGGTTCCCAGCCAGCTTTGTGAGG GTTGAACCCCAcccaccacaacctcaaacaaAACAGGTTTTCTATATCAACCCTATAGCAGCTCCAAGGTTCCAAAACACAACTACCAAG CTGTGGGTGAACCAGGAGGAGAGCACGACGGTAGAGACAGTTGAGGGGGCTAGCCCCAGCCCCAGTGAGGTCCAGAACGGGCATGCGGAGGCCAGCCCCAGCAGCAGCGACTGTCTTTGCCTGGGCCAAACCGTCCAGAACAGAGACCAGATGAGGGCCAATGTAATCAACGAGATCATGAGCACAGAGCGTCACTACATCAAACACCTGAAGGACATATGTGAG GGTTACTTCCGGCAATGTAAAAAAAGAAGAGACATGTTCAATGATGACCAGTTGAGGGTCATATTTGGGAACATTGAAGATATCTACAGGTTTCAAATGGGCTTTGTCAGAGACCTGGAGAAGCAGTACAATACAGAAGAACCTCATCTCAGTGAAATAGGTCCCTGCTTCCTAGAACAT CAAGATGGCTTTTGGATCTACTCAGAGTACTGCAACAACCACGTGGATGCCTGCATGGAGCTCTCTCGGCTGATGAAGGATGGCCGCTATCAGCATTTCTTTGAGGCATGTCGCCTGGTGCAGCAGATGATTGACATCGCCATTGATGGCTTCCTGCTCACGCCTGTCCAGAAGATCTGCAAGTACCCTCTGCAGCTGGCAGAGCTTCTCAAGTACACTGTCCAGGAGCACAG TGACTACCGTTATGTCGCTGCAGCGCTGGCTGTCATGCGGAACGTCACTCAGCAGATTAACGAGAGGAAGCGTCGCCTGGAAAACATTGACAAGATAGCACAGTGGCAGGCGTCTGTGCTGGACTGGGAG GGGGATGATATTCTAGACAGGAGTACAGAGCTGGTCTACACTGGGGAGATGTCATGGATCTACCAGCCATATGGGCGGAGTCAGACCAGGGTCTTCTTCCTGTTCGACCATCAGATGGTTCTGTGTAAAAAG GACTTAATACGACGAGACATCCTGTACTACAAGGGCCGCATGGATATGGACAGGTACAATTTAGTTGATGCTGTGGATGGGCGAGATGATGACTTCAATGTGAGTGTGAAGAATGCGTTCAAGCTGAGTAATAAGGACTCCGACGAGATCCACATCTTCCTGGCCAAGAAGCTGGAGGAGAAACTTCGCTGGCTAAAAGCTTTTCACGAGGAACGCAAGATGGTGCAAGAGGATGAAAAAATAG gGTTTGAGATATCAGAGTATCAGAAGCGACAAGCAGCGATGACAGTGCGAAGAATGACCAAACAAAAAG gccATAGATCTGTGCCCCCTGGATACCCCCCTCCTATGGACCCCATGAATCCAGGACAGTACTTGGTAGGAGACGGCATGGAACAATCAGAATTTGAATTCCCTGAACCTGAAAGGTGCAAGTCTCCCTTCTGGCAGAGCTTCAGCAGGTTAACTCCCTTTAGGAAATAG
- the arhgef9a gene encoding rho guanine nucleotide exchange factor 9 isoform X1, translated as MMMRMMMLISGGSIVSAEAVWDHVTMADRELAFKAGDVIKVLDASNKDWWWGQIDDEEGWFPASFVRVEPHPPQPQTKQVFYINPIAAPRFQNTTTKLWVNQEESTTVETVEGASPSPSEVQNGHAEASPSSSDCLCLGQTVQNRDQMRANVINEIMSTERHYIKHLKDICEGYFRQCKKRRDMFNDDQLRVIFGNIEDIYRFQMGFVRDLEKQYNTEEPHLSEIGPCFLEHQDGFWIYSEYCNNHVDACMELSRLMKDGRYQHFFEACRLVQQMIDIAIDGFLLTPVQKICKYPLQLAELLKYTVQEHSDYRYVAAALAVMRNVTQQINERKRRLENIDKIAQWQASVLDWEGDDILDRSTELVYTGEMSWIYQPYGRSQTRVFFLFDHQMVLCKKDLIRRDILYYKGRMDMDRYNLVDAVDGRDDDFNVSVKNAFKLSNKDSDEIHIFLAKKLEEKLRWLKAFHEERKMVQEDEKIGFEISEYQKRQAAMTVRRMTKQKGHRSVPPGYPPPMDPMNPGQYLVGDGMEQSEFEFPEPERCKSPFWQSFSRLTPFRK; from the exons atgatgatgaggatgatgatg TTGATCAGTGGAGGATCCATCGTCAGCGCTGAGGCAGTATGGGATCATGTCACCATGGCCGACAGGGAGTTGGCATTTAAGGCAGGGGATGTCATCAAGGTCCTCGATGCATCAAATAAGGACTGGTGGTGGGGACAGATTGATGATGAAGAAGGATGGTTCCCAGCCAGCTTTGTGAGG GTTGAACCCCAcccaccacaacctcaaacaaAACAGGTTTTCTATATCAACCCTATAGCAGCTCCAAGGTTCCAAAACACAACTACCAAG CTGTGGGTGAACCAGGAGGAGAGCACGACGGTAGAGACAGTTGAGGGGGCTAGCCCCAGCCCCAGTGAGGTCCAGAACGGGCATGCGGAGGCCAGCCCCAGCAGCAGCGACTGTCTTTGCCTGGGCCAAACCGTCCAGAACAGAGACCAGATGAGGGCCAATGTAATCAACGAGATCATGAGCACAGAGCGTCACTACATCAAACACCTGAAGGACATATGTGAG GGTTACTTCCGGCAATGTAAAAAAAGAAGAGACATGTTCAATGATGACCAGTTGAGGGTCATATTTGGGAACATTGAAGATATCTACAGGTTTCAAATGGGCTTTGTCAGAGACCTGGAGAAGCAGTACAATACAGAAGAACCTCATCTCAGTGAAATAGGTCCCTGCTTCCTAGAACAT CAAGATGGCTTTTGGATCTACTCAGAGTACTGCAACAACCACGTGGATGCCTGCATGGAGCTCTCTCGGCTGATGAAGGATGGCCGCTATCAGCATTTCTTTGAGGCATGTCGCCTGGTGCAGCAGATGATTGACATCGCCATTGATGGCTTCCTGCTCACGCCTGTCCAGAAGATCTGCAAGTACCCTCTGCAGCTGGCAGAGCTTCTCAAGTACACTGTCCAGGAGCACAG TGACTACCGTTATGTCGCTGCAGCGCTGGCTGTCATGCGGAACGTCACTCAGCAGATTAACGAGAGGAAGCGTCGCCTGGAAAACATTGACAAGATAGCACAGTGGCAGGCGTCTGTGCTGGACTGGGAG GGGGATGATATTCTAGACAGGAGTACAGAGCTGGTCTACACTGGGGAGATGTCATGGATCTACCAGCCATATGGGCGGAGTCAGACCAGGGTCTTCTTCCTGTTCGACCATCAGATGGTTCTGTGTAAAAAG GACTTAATACGACGAGACATCCTGTACTACAAGGGCCGCATGGATATGGACAGGTACAATTTAGTTGATGCTGTGGATGGGCGAGATGATGACTTCAATGTGAGTGTGAAGAATGCGTTCAAGCTGAGTAATAAGGACTCCGACGAGATCCACATCTTCCTGGCCAAGAAGCTGGAGGAGAAACTTCGCTGGCTAAAAGCTTTTCACGAGGAACGCAAGATGGTGCAAGAGGATGAAAAAATAG gGTTTGAGATATCAGAGTATCAGAAGCGACAAGCAGCGATGACAGTGCGAAGAATGACCAAACAAAAAG gccATAGATCTGTGCCCCCTGGATACCCCCCTCCTATGGACCCCATGAATCCAGGACAGTACTTGGTAGGAGACGGCATGGAACAATCAGAATTTGAATTCCCTGAACCTGAAAGGTGCAAGTCTCCCTTCTGGCAGAGCTTCAGCAGGTTAACTCCCTTTAGGAAATAG